A portion of the Scylla paramamosain isolate STU-SP2022 chromosome 2, ASM3559412v1, whole genome shotgun sequence genome contains these proteins:
- the LOC135111886 gene encoding uncharacterized protein LOC135111886: MRLRNSADARGSRGTSPAPPPWSVVLDALADLRGEVEALKADRRQLPPPTGSAQVTVEDSTLGGWGLSPPCSATFSGFSARMSEDEAVSMPAAPADSTLIQGTKAFGPSDTVVADIDNRVAEMVNFLFDNGMREEDYKAMCEDDVVKRPNNCHALAPVECNPQVLEALKLDARKTDFRLKEVNKDILRASTIITKSLVALDDLAEQEGNPKLAHEVSMLNGALALLGNANHRNNLARRFVMKREINYKYAHLCSDKVPITRFLFGDDVSQSARQIEEAEKLRSKFSQKKPAFTSKFAGKRPGGYWNKPASRGYYARFQPYGQQRYGSRAAPRLPSTRQDVGCLLRPGRPQQAAPVNLQASACFEAGRLHSFLHEWCKITSDPVILDIVQHCHLDIDVDSVHPLFFNDLEYRFNTVQQGIISGEIKKLLQLKVIKVTHKQTQQVISPIFFARKEKRGISPGS; the protein is encoded by the coding sequence ATGAGATTACGTAACAGTGCTGACGCACGTGGTTCCCGCGgcacttctcctgctcctcccccttggTCAGTTGTGTTGGACGCCTTGGCTGATTTGCGGGGTGAAGTGGAGGCCttgaaggcagacagacggcaACTACCACCCCCTACTGGGTCGGCGCAGGTGACTGTGGAGGACAGTACTCTGGGGGGCTGGGGTTTGTCGCCTCCTTGTTCTGCCACTTTTTCTGGTTTCTCGGCCAGGATGAGTGAGGATGAGGCAGTGTCGATGCCTGCCGCCCCTGCTGACAGCACCTTAATTCAGGGCACTAAGGCCTTTGGTCCTTCTGACACGGTGGTTGCTGACATTGACAATAGAGTGGCAGAGATGGTAAACTTTCTCTTTGATAATggtatgagagaggaggactacAAGGCCATGTGTGAGGACGATGTTGTCAAGAGGCCTAATAACTGCCATGCTCTTGCGCCAGTGGAATGCAACCCACAGGTGTTGGAGGCCCTGAAGCTGGATGCCAGGAAGACAGACTTCCGCTTGAAGGAGGTAAATAAGGACATCCTGCGGGCttcaaccattatcaccaaatccTTAGTGGCACTGGATGATTTGGCTGAACAGGAAGGTAACCCCAAGTTGGCACATGAGGTGAGCATGCTAAATGGTGCATTGGCATTGCTAGGCAATGCCAATCACAGGAACAATTTGGCCAGGCGTTTTGTCATGAAACGCGagataaactataaatatgCTCATCTTTGTTCAGATAAGGTGCCAATTACTCGCTTTCTGTTCGGTGACGATGTGTCCCAGTCTGCCAGACAAATTGAGGAAGCGGAGAAACTGCGGAGTAAGTTCTCGCAGAAAAAGCCTGCCTTTACTAGCAAGTTCGCAGGTAAACGCCCTGGTGGATATTGGAACAAGCCTGCTAGTAGGGGATATTACGCCAGGTTCCAACCCTACGGGCAACAGAGGTATGGCTCCAGGGCTGCCCCACGACTGCCTTCCACTCGTCAGGATGTGGGCTGCCTGCTGCGGCCGGGGCGGCCGCAGCAGGCAGCCCCAGTAAACTTACAGGCAAGTGCATGTTTTGAAGCTGGCAGACTACACTCTTTCCTGCATGAGTGGTGTAAAATTACCAGTGACCCTGTCATTTTGGATATTGTTCAGCATTGCCACCTTGATATTGATGTTGATAgtgttcatcctttattttttaatgatttggaaTACAGGTTCAACACTGTGCAACAGGGGATAATTTCTGGAGAGATCAAAAAACTTTTACAGCTTAAAGTCATtaaagtcacacacaaacaaactcagcaggttatctctcctattttttttgcaagaaaagaaaaacggggaaTTTCGCCTGGTTCTTAA